Below is a window of Gemmatimonadaceae bacterium DNA.
GGCCGCGGGCGTACGCAACTGGCCGAAAGCGAAGCAGGTCGTCGCCAAGATCGACTCGGCGCGCGCCGCAGGACAGGACGTCGCTACCGATCAGTATCCGTATGTCGCAGGGCAGAACAACCTTTCGTCGTGCATCCCGCCGTGGGCGCACGCCGACGGCAAGCTCATCGACCGTCTCCACGACGCGCCGACGCGCGCGAAGATCAAGGCGGAGATGACGAGCGAGCACGCGTCGTTCGAGAGTCTGTGCATGGCGGCGACCCCGAAGGGCGTCGAGGTGGTCGGCTTCACTGTGGATTCGCTCAAGAAATACGAAGGAAAACGACTCAATGAGATCGCCCAGGCGATGCACAAGGACTGGTCGGAGGCGCTGATGGACCTAACGATCGCCGAGCAAAATCGGCTTGGTCAGGTCATCTTCATCGCATCCGACTCGAACGTGGCGATGCAGGTGCGACAGCCGTGGATGAAGTTCGGGACGGACGCCGAGGCGTTTGATCCGGACAGCGCGAAGATCTCGACGCACCCACGGGCCTACGGGACGTATCCGCGCATCCTCGGCCGCTTCGTACGGGATCAGCGAATCCTGACGCTCGAGGATGCCGTACGAAAGATGACCAGCGCCGTCGCCGACCGGCTGAGTATTCGCGACCGCGGCGAGCTGCGCGAAGGGATGTACGCCGATGTAATGGTGTTCGACCCCAACACGATCATCGACCGCGCGACGTACGAGAAGCCGCACCAGCTGTCGGTGGGGATGAAGTACGTGATCGTAAACGGTGTGGCCGTGGTGAGTGACGGAAAGGTGACGGGGGCGAAGCCGGGAAAGCTCGTTAGGGGACCGGCGTACCGGGGAGAATAGCTTCGAGGAAGGCGATAAGACTACGCATGCAAACGTTGTCCGCACATGAGCCACTGAGTCGCTCGCTAGCGCCGTCGCTTCTTTCGCCTGACGAGCGGACCACGCTTCTCTGGGTGTGCGGAACGCTGTTCCCTCGGCTCGATCCGGCGCCGGGTGACGAGCCCGAGCTCTTCACCGCCGACGGTGTTTCGTTAGGCGTTCCAGCGGCAATCGAGGAAGCCCTGGCGGCGGTGCCGGCGGAGCAGGTGCAAGACTTTCGGCTCCTGCTCCGCGCGCTCGACCACCCTCTCTTCATGCTCGGACTCGCCGGCAAGCCGCGGTCCTTCCGTTCGCTGCGCGCAGAAGAACGGGAGCGCGTACTGCTCTCGATGGCGACGAGCTCCGTCCCGCTGGCACGTAAGGGATTCCAGGCGGTGAAGCGGCTGGCCTCGTTCCTGTTTTACTCGCTCATGGACGAACGGCGTGCCAATCCAACATGGAATGGAATTGGTTACGTGCCGCTGCCTAACGCAGCGGCGCGTGATACCTCGCTCCGACTGACGAACGTCGATGGTCCGGTCCAGCTGGAGGCCGACGCGTGCATCATCGGCTCGGGCGCCGGCGGCGGAGTCGTCGCGGCCGAGCTCGCACGCGCTGGACTGCGGGTTGTCCTGCTCGAGCAGGGTCCGGGCGATCAAGCAGCACAGTTCGATCAACGCGAGATCGTCGGTATGCAGCGGCTCTACCTCGATCGCGCAACGACGTCGTCGCGTGATCTGGGCGTCACGATCCTTGCTGGGGCGTGTGTCGGCGGTGGAACATCCCTGAACTGGCAAACGTCGCTGCCATTGCCGGACGCGATTCGCGACGAGTGGGCGGCGGTTTCCGGCGTGGCGATGTTCACGGACTCGCGCTTCACGGAGGCGCTGGACGCCGTGTGTGAGCGGCTCAACGTCGGCACGGTCGAGAGCGTGATCAATGCGAACAACGAGGCGTTGCGGCGCGGCTGTACGGCGTTAGGCTGGTCCTGGCGTCACGTTCCGCGGAATGCGCATGGTTGCGACCCAACGCAGTGCGGGTCGTGCATGTACGGTTGCCGCCATGGCGGCAAGCAGGGGACGGCGGTCACGTTCCTTGCCGACGCGCAGCGGCTCGGCGACGTGACGATCATGCCGAACTGTCGCGTCACACGCGTGACTCACTATCGTGGCCGCGTGGCCGGGGTGCACGCGGTCGCGCGGGATGCCGATTCGTCCATGGGACGGGAGTTTGCGATTGGCGTGCGTGCGCCGATCGTCGTCGCCGCCGCGGGCGGTCTCGAGACGCCGGCGCTCCTGCTCCGCTCGGGAATGCGGCATGCATCGTTAGGCAGGAATCTCTTCCTCCACCCCGCGAGCGCGGTGTTCGGCATGTACGCCGAGCCGATACGACCGTGGGATGGCCCGCCGCAAACCATAATGTCCGAGGAACACGCGGCGCTCGACGGGAATTTCGGAGTCCGTCTCGAGCTCGCCGACGCACACCCCGGGATGTTGGCACTCTCGATGCCATGGCTTGGCGCGCGCGACCACCGGCGGCGCATGCAGCGTGCGGCGCACGTCAGCGCGACCGTCGTACTCGTCCGGGATGGCGAAGGGGGCCGCATTCGCGTTCGGCGCGAGAGTCGCGCGATCGAGTACCGACCGGGCGGGCGCGAGCTGTCGCACCTCAAGCGCGGGATTGCGGCCGCGGTGCGCGCGCACATCGCGGCGGGCGCGGAAGAGATCATCACCCTCCACTCGCGGCCGCACGTCTTGCAGGCGAAGCAGGCGTCGAAGGCAGCTGTCGACCAGTTCTCCACGCGCGTTCTCACCAGTGCGGTCGACCGCAACTGGTCGACGCTGTTCAGTGCGCATCAGATGGGGGCGTGCCGCCTGGGCGCCGATCCCCGCACTGCAGTGTGCGACGAGCGAGGTGCCGTTCGGGGAATCACCGGTCTATTCGTCGCCGACGCGAGTCTCTTCCCCGCGTCCTCCGGCGTGAACCCGATGATTACAATCATGGGACTGGCAAAAATCATCGGAGCGGGGATAGCAGATCGGGGCTAGGGGCAAGCGACCGGGGGCAAGGGAATTCGGATGCACGCGATGGTGCTGGAGCGGCCGCGGTCGGAGTTGATAGAACGTGAAATTCCGCGGCCGGCGCCGGCGTCGGGACAGGTATTGATTCGCGTCCGCGCATGCGCGGTCTGTCGTACGGACCTCCACATCATCGACGGAGAGCTCACGCAGCCAAAGCTGCCACTCGTCCTTGGGCACGAGATCGTCGGCGTCGTGGACGAGGCGCCCGGTGACAGCCGATTCCATCGCGGCGATCGCGTCGGCGTACCGTGGCTGGGCTGGACGTGTGGCGTCTGCGTCTACTGCACTACCGGACGCGAGAACCTCTGCGATCGCGCGCGTTTCACCGGCTATGACATCGATGGCGGATATGCGGAGTATTGCGTGGCCGACGCGCGATACTGTTTTCCGATCGTGGGTGAGTACGACGACGCACACGCCGCGCCGCTACTCTGCGCGGGACTGATCGGTTATCGGTCGCTGCGGCTCGCGGGCGATCCCGCGATCGCGAAGCGCCTCGGTATTTACGGCTTCGGCGCGGCCGCGCACCTGATTACTCAGGTGGCCGTCGCCCGGGGCCAGCGAGTATTCGCGTTCACACGGCGGGGCGACGACGCATCACAAGGCTTCGCCCGCTCGATGGGAGCGGAATGGGCAGGAGCGACTGACGAGCATCCCGAACCGCTCGACGCAGCAATCATCTTCGCCCCGGCAGGTGAGCTCGTGCCGACGGCGCTACGCGCGACGGCGAAGGGCGGTGTTGTCGTCTGCGCGGGCATTCACATGAGCGATATCCCAGCATTCCCTTACGACATTCTTTGGGGAGAGCGAACCATCCGGTCCGTGGCCAATCTCACTCGGCAGGATGCCGACGAGTTTCTCACACTGGCACCGAGGGTGCCTCTACACACGGAGGTTCAGTGTTTTGCGCTGAACGCAGCGAATGAGGCCGTGAAGGCGCACCGATCGGGACGTCTTCGTGGTGCCGCCGTGCTCGTGCCGTAGCTGGTTGCTGGTTGCTGGTTGCTAGTCGACTTCGCCA
It encodes the following:
- a CDS encoding D-aminoacylase, whose product is MRIKSSIVFIAILAACSVRPEPQARQQGGAQQYDLVITNGKIVDGTGNPWFYGDVAISGDHIARIAPAGMLADAGAKEKIDAKGLVVAPGVIDIQAQSYPELLTGDSRVVSMITQGVTTMILGEGDTPAPANDKIFQSSAAIAMDTSLQRVLKGFTGPRGFDAWLRAMEKHTMSVNVGSFVGAGTVRAYSKGMTEGPANAAELDTMRLVVRDAMLDGAFGVGSALIYPPGSYASTTELIEEAKAMAPLGGVYITHMRSEGDRLVEAVDEAIKIGHDGGVPVEIYHLKAAGVRNWPKAKQVVAKIDSARAAGQDVATDQYPYVAGQNNLSSCIPPWAHADGKLIDRLHDAPTRAKIKAEMTSEHASFESLCMAATPKGVEVVGFTVDSLKKYEGKRLNEIAQAMHKDWSEALMDLTIAEQNRLGQVIFIASDSNVAMQVRQPWMKFGTDAEAFDPDSAKISTHPRAYGTYPRILGRFVRDQRILTLEDAVRKMTSAVADRLSIRDRGELREGMYADVMVFDPNTIIDRATYEKPHQLSVGMKYVIVNGVAVVSDGKVTGAKPGKLVRGPAYRGE
- a CDS encoding zinc-dependent alcohol dehydrogenase family protein, whose translation is MHAMVLERPRSELIEREIPRPAPASGQVLIRVRACAVCRTDLHIIDGELTQPKLPLVLGHEIVGVVDEAPGDSRFHRGDRVGVPWLGWTCGVCVYCTTGRENLCDRARFTGYDIDGGYAEYCVADARYCFPIVGEYDDAHAAPLLCAGLIGYRSLRLAGDPAIAKRLGIYGFGAAAHLITQVAVARGQRVFAFTRRGDDASQGFARSMGAEWAGATDEHPEPLDAAIIFAPAGELVPTALRATAKGGVVVCAGIHMSDIPAFPYDILWGERTIRSVANLTRQDADEFLTLAPRVPLHTEVQCFALNAANEAVKAHRSGRLRGAAVLVP
- a CDS encoding GMC family oxidoreductase, encoding MQTLSAHEPLSRSLAPSLLSPDERTTLLWVCGTLFPRLDPAPGDEPELFTADGVSLGVPAAIEEALAAVPAEQVQDFRLLLRALDHPLFMLGLAGKPRSFRSLRAEERERVLLSMATSSVPLARKGFQAVKRLASFLFYSLMDERRANPTWNGIGYVPLPNAAARDTSLRLTNVDGPVQLEADACIIGSGAGGGVVAAELARAGLRVVLLEQGPGDQAAQFDQREIVGMQRLYLDRATTSSRDLGVTILAGACVGGGTSLNWQTSLPLPDAIRDEWAAVSGVAMFTDSRFTEALDAVCERLNVGTVESVINANNEALRRGCTALGWSWRHVPRNAHGCDPTQCGSCMYGCRHGGKQGTAVTFLADAQRLGDVTIMPNCRVTRVTHYRGRVAGVHAVARDADSSMGREFAIGVRAPIVVAAAGGLETPALLLRSGMRHASLGRNLFLHPASAVFGMYAEPIRPWDGPPQTIMSEEHAALDGNFGVRLELADAHPGMLALSMPWLGARDHRRRMQRAAHVSATVVLVRDGEGGRIRVRRESRAIEYRPGGRELSHLKRGIAAAVRAHIAAGAEEIITLHSRPHVLQAKQASKAAVDQFSTRVLTSAVDRNWSTLFSAHQMGACRLGADPRTAVCDERGAVRGITGLFVADASLFPASSGVNPMITIMGLAKIIGAGIADRG